The following coding sequences lie in one Sphingomonas sp. M1-B02 genomic window:
- the puhC gene encoding photosynthetic complex assembly protein PuhC, which yields MSGTHSHGDMLPRGTLFLAGALVLFALTAASVVRIADIPPAASPTLMREQAGIRVVKSRDLRFIDRADGAVVIEDVKGGVASTVVPGQQTGFIRGVMRGLARERRAHGIGDGPPFKLTLWADGELSLVDSATGRALELTAFGTTNRATFAALLDAKNAVSVDPEA from the coding sequence ATGAGCGGCACCCACAGCCATGGCGACATGCTGCCGCGCGGGACCCTGTTCCTCGCCGGTGCGCTCGTCCTGTTCGCGTTGACTGCGGCGAGCGTCGTTCGAATCGCCGACATTCCGCCTGCGGCATCGCCCACATTGATGCGCGAACAGGCCGGGATCCGGGTCGTTAAGTCGCGCGACCTGCGCTTCATCGATCGCGCCGACGGCGCGGTGGTGATCGAGGACGTGAAGGGCGGCGTCGCCTCGACGGTGGTGCCTGGCCAGCAGACCGGCTTCATCCGTGGGGTGATGCGCGGACTGGCGCGCGAACGGCGCGCGCACGGCATCGGCGACGGCCCTCCCTTCAAGCTGACCTTGTGGGCGGACGGCGAGCTCTCCTTGGTCGACAGCGCCACCGGTCGCGCACTCGAGCTCACCGCCTTCGGCACCACCAACCGCGCGACCTTCGCGGCTTTGCTCGACGCGAAGAACGCCGTCTCCGTGGACCCCGAAGCATGA